Sequence from the Mycoplasma cottewii genome:
ATTTTTCAACAACTTCTTCTAAATTAGATCTTTCTTTATTTAGTTCAGTGAATTTTTTAATATCTTTTAGAATTTCTTCTTTTTGTAGATCTTCATTAATTTGATCTAGTCTTTTTTGCATAGTTTCTAATGCTTCATATGTTTTTGGATTCATTAATTAGTCTCCTTTTTTAGGTAATACATAACAAGTTCTACATCTTGCTTCATAACTTTCTTTTCCATCAACTAAAATTAGCGGTGAATCTCATTTGGCTGGTTCTCCATTAACAATTCTTTGAGATCTATTAGCAAAATTACCACATATATGACATCTTGCTCTTAGTTTTGTAACAAACTCAGCTATTGCTAAAAGTTTATCTACATTTTTAAATGGTTCAGATCTAAAATCTTTATCAAGTCCATTAACTATAACAATGATTCCTTGATCTGCTAATTCGTCGATTAAGTCAACTACACCTTCATCTAAAAATTGTACTTCATCTATACCAACAACTTCAACCTTTTTAATTAAATTTTCTTGTTCAACTATTTTTCTAATATCATCACTTTTTTGAACAATATTAGATTCTAACATTGTTCCGCTATGTGAAGCTACACATTGTTTTGAATAACGTTGATCTAGTCCTGGTTTGAAAACAACAACTTTTTTCTTAGCATAAGACATGATTTTTAATCTTCTTATAAACTCTTCAGTTTTACCTGCAAACATGCATCCTGTAATCAGTTCTATTCAACCCAATTTGTTGTTTGAACAACTCATTTCAACTTCATTTATATCATTCATAACTTTACCCTCCATTTTGTATTAACTCTTCTAATTCACTCACTAAAGTTGGTATTTCATTTAATGACTCGATTCTTGCTCCTGATGCAAGTTTGTGTCCTCCACCGTTGTGTTTTTCAGCAACTTTATTAACTTCATAATCACGACTTCTGAATGACACTTTTAATTGATCTTCATATTCAATAACAGTGAATCAAATTTTAATTTCTTCAATTCCTGCCATTGTAGATAAACAAGATTTAATTTCTTCGTAATTTAAATCTCAACCTTTTTGATCATCTTTTGTTAAAACAATATATGCGATACCTGTATTTGTAATATTAACTTTAGAAAAGGTGAAATTCATTCATTTTCTCATCTTTAATGATGAAACGTATAAATAATCGTTTGCTTTTTTAAAATCGGCACCAAATTCTAATAATTTAGAAGCCACTATAAAAGTTTGTGAATCTGTTTTTTCATATAAAAATCTTCCAGAATCAGTTAAT
This genomic interval carries:
- a CDS encoding DHH family phosphoesterase, producing the protein MLDNKKCEKLVEKIKQYDNVIIAKHKLPDWDAQGSAMGLAYIIEKNFENKKIFVVGERLNHDLDFLSNEISDEFVKNSLLITVDTAVKSRIDFDRVELVKEIFKVDHHINVEDYADNDLILDSSIANTEVITLWAMQMNLIIPKKAAHNLYLGLLTDSGRFLYEKTDSQTFIVASKLLEFGADFKKANDYLYVSSLKMRKWMNFTFSKVNITNTGIAYIVLTKDDQKGWDLNYEEIKSCLSTMAGIEEIKIWFTVIEYEDQLKVSFRSRDYEVNKVAEKHNGGGHKLASGARIESLNEIPTLVSELEELIQNGG
- a CDS encoding thymidine kinase; amino-acid sequence: MNDINEVEMSCSNNKLGWIELITGCMFAGKTEEFIRRLKIMSYAKKKVVVFKPGLDQRYSKQCVASHSGTMLESNIVQKSDDIRKIVEQENLIKKVEVVGIDEVQFLDEGVVDLIDELADQGIIVIVNGLDKDFRSEPFKNVDKLLAIAEFVTKLRARCHICGNFANRSQRIVNGEPAKWDSPLILVDGKESYEARCRTCYVLPKKGD